The Lineus longissimus chromosome 10, tnLinLong1.2, whole genome shotgun sequence genome segment AATGATCAATCTGAACCTCAGTAGTTAGCATAGCACCCTGTTACCATTGTCATCAACTAGGTtaggccatggaggtataaataagaacttattttatacctccatggttaggCTGTGGGTTCAATAAGAGTCCAATTGTTTCAGGTCAGTTTtctgttcatttattttaaaaaaatcaactttaaaaaattGCCACACACAAGTTTCTGGGCAGTGTTAAGTGTTTCACAAATTGACAAgtaatttttttgaaagttGTCAAACGACAAGCAATTTTTCAAGCAGGTTTTGCTTACTGATGTTATTTTTAAGATCATTGGAACTACAGGATAATTTTAATCAGTTTTAATTCTCAACACCAAAGGTGCAATAAGTGACAAACATCAAACGATGTAAAATTTTGGctttaaatatattttttgcacattttgtttAAACTACGAGTCCAGTTTGTTCATTAAAACAGCTTAAGTCCTTTCGGCCAAGGACTCTTAAAGGAAATTGGTGAAGCGATTGTGCAGAACGCAAATACCAATCATGCACTGAGACGGAAAAAGCGGTCCATACTTTGCTGGAAACCTGTTTTCTTTAAGTTGACTGATTCGCCATTTCAATTCAGTTGCCCCTATGGACCTTTCTACTATCTGCCTCAGTCTGGTGCACTGCAAGTTGAACTGCAATTGTTCCTGTGGCAGATTATTCCCCACAAAAGTACAAACAACCCTGGGATGAACGTTTCGATATGCTGGATCTCCTAGAATTGCAACGTCTTCTGGCAAGGTGTCCAGGTATGCCATGAATTGCCGAGACCATTCGATTGCAGTCTTGTCATGAGTAGACCCTGGTATTCCACTCACCACATGTCTAACACATCCATGTTTGTCCACAACGAGCTGGACATTCAAAGAGTCACATGATTTACCATGCCTCCCACAAAAGTACGCATCTCCAGCTCTATCTGGACGCTGGATTTTAACGATTTCACCATCGAGAAACATGATGACGCGAAGAACACGACCATCCACAGTCCTAAGTTGCTGGGCCAAGTCATCAAATTCCTGATCCTGGGGCAAAGATATGTGGTTTGGAGATGAAGAGTATAGGAACCTAGCCACTTCATGCGTGTAGGCAATGACGGTGCTCTTGGCAAGTCCTACAGAAAATCCTATTTGCCGATAAAAGCCTCCAGATGCCATCATGTGTAGGAATGTCTCAATTCTCTTTAAAGAAGATACAGGACATGCCCTTGGTCTGCCCTCACCCTGCCTCCATGCATGAAACTCGGTAGCAAGGAGCTGAATCTGTTGCTCAGCGAGCCTAACATGCTGTTCTATGGGTTCTTCAGTTTCTGCAGGCATTCTTCTTAACTTTGGTCCTCTCTGCACAGGGAGATTTTGCTGAAATTC includes the following:
- the LOC135494960 gene encoding uncharacterized protein LOC135494960, producing the protein MMASGGFYRQIGFSVGLAKSTVIAYTHEVARFLYSSSPNHISLPQDQEFDDLAQQLRTVDGRVLRVIMFLDGEIVKIQRPDRAGDAYFCGRHGKSCDSLNVQLVVDKHGCVRHVVSGIPGSTHDKTAIEWSRQFMAYLDTLPEDVAILGDPAYRNVHPRVVCTFVGNNLPQEQLQFNLQCTRLRQIVERSIGATELKWRISQLKENRFPAKYGPLFPSQCMIGICVLHNRFTNFL